CTCTTAAAGAACTATTAGAAAGATTAGAATAATTGCATTTACAATTTTCTATAATTTTTCTTTTTTTACTATTTTTTAATATTTTTTAACTATCTTTTCTTTATCTCTTATTTTTAAACTATCTTTAAACTATTTCTAATTTCTTTAAGACTATTTTTTAAATAAAAATAAAATAAATTTCTAAACTTTTTTTAAAATAAAAATAAATAGAATTAATAAAATATATTATAATAATTAGAATTTTTCTAAATAAAATTCATTCTATCAAAAATAATAATCAATAAACTTTTTATAAGAGGTAAAATATGAAAATTGCAATGGTCGGACAGTTTCCACCACACATTGGAGGAGTTGGAGTTCATATACACACATTGGCAAAGGAATTAATAAAACAAGGCCATGAGGTCTATGTCATCACCTATCCCCACAAGGACATCAAGGACATTGATGGAATCCATGTTATCGGCACTAAAGGGGTAAACATTCCAGGACTTAGAGGATTATTCTTTGCAATCAATGCCAAAAAGGAACTTAAAAGGCTAATCAAAGAGGAAAACATTGACATAATCCATGGACACTACCTTTTCCCTGCAGGATGGGCAAGCGTAAGGGCTGGAAAAGCGACCAAAACCAAAACCTATGTGACCTCCCACGGATCAGACATGTTCGAACTCTATAAGAAGCAAGCCTTCACACGACCTCTTATCAAAAAAGTGCTTAAGGATGCGGATGTTGTTCTTGCAGTAAGCAATGCATTGAAAGATGAAATCATAAACACCAAAATCCCAAATATTGAAGAAAAGACTAAATTGCACTGGAATAGTGTAGATGTCAATAAGTTTAAAACTACAAAAGAAAACGAAAGTAAATTTAAGAAAGAATTGGTCAAAGAATTCAACATAGAAGAAGACAAACCTATCATTTTATTCATCGGAAATATAATTAAAAGAAAGAATGTTGACCTGCTGATTGAAGCTAAAGAAATTATGGACACATCAGCCAATCTTGTCATTGTAGGTGACGGCCCTCATCTTGAAGATCTGAAGAAAAGATATGAAAAGGAACATTCCAATGGAAATATTGACAACGTATACTTTACAGGTTCCAGAAATGATGTTGAAGACATCATCCCAAGCTGTGATCTCCTTGTCTTGCCATCCCATAGTGAAAGTTTCGGACTTGTGCTCATTGAAGCCTTGGCATGTGGAAAGCCAGTCATTGGAAGTGATGTCGGCGGAATAAGGGAGATAATAACAGAAGAGGTCGGCCTATTGATTGATCCGAATGATGCATCAGATTTGGCAAATACCATTGATAGGATATTGGGTGATGAGGAGCTTATGGAAAAGTTCAAGTCAAATGCGAGAAATAGGGCAATGGACTTCGGGCAAACCAAATTGCCTTATGATGAATTGAATTGAAAATTACAAATGCTTTAGAATACACAATCAAAGTGAAAAATGATAAGAACATTGTAAAATTGATTTAAGTTAATAAATTTCATTTAAATTAGAAAATAATAATTATTTAGCGAAATTACAATCAGATTTTAGATAATAGTTATTAATAATGAAAAATAAAAGTTAAAATAGAAATAAAATCAAGCAAAATTTATGAATTAGAAATTGAAGCTAAAAAATATTTATCAAATTATCAATTAGTAGAGGTTATCAAATGGGAGAAAAGGAATTTACTCATCTAACTGAAACTGGAGTTCATATGGTGGAAGTTGGAGAAAAGCCACAGCAAAGAAGAACTGCTGTTGCAAGCGGAAAGATTCATCTTCAAAAGGAAACAATTGAAATGATCAAGAATGCGGAAATCAAAAAGGGAAATGTATTGACAACCGCACAGATTGCTGGAATTCAGGCTGTCAAGAAGACATCAGACATCATCCCACTATGCCATCCATTGAATCTTAGTGGAATCGAAATAGAGTTTGATGTTGGAGAAACCGAAATCACTGCAACTTGCGAGTGCAGACTTACCGGACAGACCGGAGTGGAAATGGAAGCGATCACAGGTGTTAGTGTGGCTTTGCTTACCATCTGGGACATGACAAAGGCAGTTGAAAAGGATGAAAACGGACAATACCCTGATACAAAAATCTCCGACATAGTCGTCCTTAAAAAGGAAAAATTATAGTTAGATTCCTTTAAACTATTAAAACTCATCAAATGCTCTATGAAAATAAAGATTTTATATTAAAATAAAATATATTATGAAAAATGTATTTTGAAATAATATTTTAAAAATTATTTGACTGATTTATATGGAAAACATCCCTGAAAACATCAAGACAATCATCAATAGATGCTATCCCTACATTGAGGAGTTCAATCCTGCACAAAAGGCAGTGATTGAATCAGGCTACCTTGAAAACAATAGGAATTGTGTCATTGCCATTCCTACCGCCAGCGGAAAAACCGTACTTGGGATAATGGCTGCCCTCAAATCCATTTTAGATGGTGGAAAAGCTGTTTATGCCGCTCCTCTTCTCTCAATCCAAAACGAGAAAGTGAAGGAATTCAAGAAATTCGAGGAATTTGGAATCAAGGTAGGAAAGCATCCATCATCTGCAGACCTGTCAGTTATGGTCTTTGAATCATTTGATGCATTGACCCGTTTTTCCTGGGATGCCCTAAGGGAAGTCGACACATTGATCATTGACGAATTCCATATGATCGGCGAATTCACAAGAGGCCCTACAATAGAATGTGCAATCACAAGGGCAAAGATAATCAATCCATCCTTAAGAATCATTGCATTGTCTGCAACACTTGAGAATATGGGAGAGATACAAAGCTGGCTTGATGCGACTGTTGTGGAACATGACTATAGGCCAGTCCCATTGAACAAGGATGTTCTGGACACTGAAATGTTCAATACAAAGAACAAGAATGATGTGGTTGTGAAGGTCATCGAAAAGGCCATTGAAGATGATTCACAGGCATTGAGCTTCGTTTCAACAAGAAGATTTACAGAAAGCCTTGCAAGCTATGTTGCCGGAAAGCTGAAAAGGAAAACCACTGCAGAGCAAAAAGTGCGCTTCAAGGAAGTTGCAGACAGATTGCTTGCTGTGCCTGAGAAGAAGGGATCAAGGCCAACATCCACTTGTCTCAAATTGGCTGAAAGCTGTGAAAACGGTGCTGTTTTCCACCATGCAGGACTTTTCAGCGAACAGAAGGAAATCATTGAAGAGGAATTCAGAAACGGCAATATCCTGATGATTGCAGCAACTCCAAGCCTGATGTATGGAGTCAACCTCCCTTCAAAATATGTTGTCATTAGGGATTACACCAGATGGACCTCAGACGGACCTCAGGCAATTCCTGTCTTCGATTATGAACAGATGTCAGGAAGGGCGGGAAGGCCACAATACGATGATACAGGATATTCCTATTTGGTTGCAAAATCCATGGAAGAGGCCATAACACTTGAAGAGCGTTACATCAATGGGCAGGTGGAACCGACAAACTCCAAATTGATTGAGAACAAGGATGCCGTATTCAAGCAAATAATCGCACAGGTGGCTTCAACCCTTTCAAAAACTCCTGAAGAGCTTCAAGACTTTTTCACCAAGACATTCTATGGATATCAGATGACTGCAAATTCCTCCATGAGCTTCTTCGCTGAAGAGAGCTTGAAATTCGAGATAATGAATGCATTGGAATTCCTGATTCAAAACCAGATTCTTCAAGCCACACCAAGCGGATTGAAGACAACCCCATTCGGAAATCTGATAGCAAGGTCCAACTATAGCGTTGAAACAGCTGTAAAGATCAAGGAATATGCAAACAATCTTGACAAATTCAGCCCAGAGGCTCTCATATATCAATTGTCACAGACTCCAGACATGCCTCTCATTTCATTTAAAGGCAGAAAATCCAAAGACCCTGTTCGTGAAAAGCTTTCAAGCTACGGACTCTTTGCCATTGATATAGGCAATCCTGAAGCTACAGCGGTATCCTTAATCGAATGGATCAATGAAAGGACAGAGTACCAAATAGAAAACGCCTATCATGTTTACTCATCATCCACCAGACGCTCCGCTTATGAAG
The sequence above is drawn from the Methanobrevibacter sp. genome and encodes:
- a CDS encoding glycosyltransferase family 4 protein, encoding MKIAMVGQFPPHIGGVGVHIHTLAKELIKQGHEVYVITYPHKDIKDIDGIHVIGTKGVNIPGLRGLFFAINAKKELKRLIKEENIDIIHGHYLFPAGWASVRAGKATKTKTYVTSHGSDMFELYKKQAFTRPLIKKVLKDADVVLAVSNALKDEIINTKIPNIEEKTKLHWNSVDVNKFKTTKENESKFKKELVKEFNIEEDKPIILFIGNIIKRKNVDLLIEAKEIMDTSANLVIVGDGPHLEDLKKRYEKEHSNGNIDNVYFTGSRNDVEDIIPSCDLLVLPSHSESFGLVLIEALACGKPVIGSDVGGIREIITEEVGLLIDPNDASDLANTIDRILGDEELMEKFKSNARNRAMDFGQTKLPYDELN
- the moaC gene encoding cyclic pyranopterin monophosphate synthase MoaC, which codes for MGEKEFTHLTETGVHMVEVGEKPQQRRTAVASGKIHLQKETIEMIKNAEIKKGNVLTTAQIAGIQAVKKTSDIIPLCHPLNLSGIEIEFDVGETEITATCECRLTGQTGVEMEAITGVSVALLTIWDMTKAVEKDENGQYPDTKISDIVVLKKEKL
- a CDS encoding DEAD/DEAH box helicase, with protein sequence MIYMENIPENIKTIINRCYPYIEEFNPAQKAVIESGYLENNRNCVIAIPTASGKTVLGIMAALKSILDGGKAVYAAPLLSIQNEKVKEFKKFEEFGIKVGKHPSSADLSVMVFESFDALTRFSWDALREVDTLIIDEFHMIGEFTRGPTIECAITRAKIINPSLRIIALSATLENMGEIQSWLDATVVEHDYRPVPLNKDVLDTEMFNTKNKNDVVVKVIEKAIEDDSQALSFVSTRRFTESLASYVAGKLKRKTTAEQKVRFKEVADRLLAVPEKKGSRPTSTCLKLAESCENGAVFHHAGLFSEQKEIIEEEFRNGNILMIAATPSLMYGVNLPSKYVVIRDYTRWTSDGPQAIPVFDYEQMSGRAGRPQYDDTGYSYLVAKSMEEAITLEERYINGQVEPTNSKLIENKDAVFKQIIAQVASTLSKTPEELQDFFTKTFYGYQMTANSSMSFFAEESLKFEIMNALEFLIQNQILQATPSGLKTTPFGNLIARSNYSVETAVKIKEYANNLDKFSPEALIYQLSQTPDMPLISFKGRKSKDPVREKLSSYGLFAIDIGNPEATAVSLIEWINERTEYQIENAYHVYSSSTRRSAYEASLLVRFTKNTLEVLGKYSYSKDLDFLSARLYYGVKEDIIPLVIGVKRLGRRRARALVNAFGEDLRPYSEKELQKVEGIGPKLAAKIKNFTDNN